The genomic region TTTTAGTTACTTATTGTGACTAGAAAAAGATCACAGTCCTAAATCTTAATCTTTTTACTTCTTATGGCCATTCAGTTAACGAATTATTTTATTGAAAGTAGTCATACAAATTAGATTAAATTATAAATACATGTAAATAATATGGTTAGATATTCTTGATAGAATTTCTATATTCAGTTCTTATACTAGTGTAACTTATTTATTGACTTAACTAAAAATTGAGGTGATATGATGAGAATTCCAAATCATATTGGGGTTATACCTGATGGAAATAGGAGATGGGCAGAATCAAAGGGAATGACGAAGGAAAAAGGATATGTTGAAGGGCTAGATCCAGGATTGGCTCTTTTTAGGTTATGTAAAGAGGCAGGAGTCAAGGAGCTTACTTACTATGGATTTACTACAGATAATACTAAGAGGCCAGTAGCACAAAGGATAGCATTTACAGAAGCTTGCATTAGGGCAGTAGAAATGCTTGCAAAGGAAGATGCATCCTTATTAGTAGTAGGAAATACAGAATCACCTATGTTTCCAAAAGAATTGATACCCTATACTTCTAGAAAGATTTTTGGAAATGGAGGAATAAGAATTAATTTTTTAGTGAATTATGGTTGGGAATGGGATTTAAATCAGCTAAAATTAGCAAATGATAAAAAAAAGAATGTCCATAAACATATTAAGTCTAATGATGTTTCACGTGTAGATTTAATAATTCGCTGGGGTGGTAGAAGAAGACTGAGTGGCTTCCTACCTGTTCAATCAATTTATGCAGATTTCTATGTAATAGATGATTTTTGGCCTGATTTTAAAAAAGAACACTTTTTTCAAGCTTTGGAGTGGTATAATAAGCAAGATATAACTCTAGGTGGATAGTAAATAGGCACTTGTAATAAATATTATTTCAATATAGACTATATATAGATATTAGCTAAGTAGGTGATCATATGTTTTTTGTTGGGATATTTGGCATAGAATCCAAGGAAAGGAAGATTAAGGATTTGTCTAATATCTTGTGTAAAGCTTGTAATAGAGAAGAAGCTGGACAACTAATAAAAACATACAACTATTTTCATTTTTTCTTCATTCCTATTTTTAAATGGAACGAGAGTTATTATGTTCTATGCAGTAAATGTGGTACAGTTTATGAAATATCAAAGGAAAAGGGCAAAATTATAGAAAGAGGAGAAGGGGAGAATTTAACATACTGGGACTTACGAGA from Proteiniborus sp. DW1 harbors:
- the uppS gene encoding polyprenyl diphosphate synthase, with the translated sequence MRIPNHIGVIPDGNRRWAESKGMTKEKGYVEGLDPGLALFRLCKEAGVKELTYYGFTTDNTKRPVAQRIAFTEACIRAVEMLAKEDASLLVVGNTESPMFPKELIPYTSRKIFGNGGIRINFLVNYGWEWDLNQLKLANDKKKNVHKHIKSNDVSRVDLIIRWGGRRRLSGFLPVQSIYADFYVIDDFWPDFKKEHFFQALEWYNKQDITLGG
- a CDS encoding zinc ribbon domain-containing protein — translated: MFFVGIFGIESKERKIKDLSNILCKACNREEAGQLIKTYNYFHFFFIPIFKWNESYYVLCSKCGTVYEISKEKGKIIERGEGENLTYWDLRETSKDNSIKVCKYCNHQVEDRFLYCPYCGNRLE